From Actinopolymorpha cephalotaxi, one genomic window encodes:
- a CDS encoding NAD-glutamate dehydrogenase has translation MTVTGSKWDDAKDAILADAAKVAEHSRSAGALPPDQVERLLAIYYRHVSAEDLLHRDPVDVYGTARSHYRLAQERPQGTAAVNVFTPTVEEHGWSCSHTVVEVVTDDMPFLVDSVTMELSRRKHGIHLVVHPQVTVHREITGGLLGVEGGYNGTPAAAADRRDPDLVPESWIHVEIDRVSDPGDLVQIEADLRRVLNDVRESVEDFDKLRGRALEVVEDLATNPPPLPEQEIADTRELLTWLADNHFTFLGYREYTLHETPDGDSIMRAVPGKGLGILRSDPRSTRSFRQMPSQVRTKAKEKRLLILTKANSRSTVHRPAYLDYIGIKTFDESGEVVGERRFLGLFTSAVYTQSVRRIPVLRARTAEVIERSGYSTDSHSGKVLLDILETYPRDELFQVSAEELLPTVMAVLYLQERRRLRLFVRRDDYGRYVSCLVYLPRDRFSTDVRLELQRLLLAAYGGETIDFALRLSESVLARLHFVIRMPRGATIPDLDVAEVEEQLSQATRTWSDDFADALNDQVGEAEAARLLHRYDEAFPVAYRDDFPARTGVADLLRLEELPVEGGLGLSLYEPVDAAPNERRFKIYRTGQSLSLSDVLPRLTRMGVEVIDERPYEIETADHRRAWIYDFGLVYDAAVVGAPAAAIRELFQNAFSAVWSGRAESDGFNALVLRAGLDWRQASILRAYAKYMRQSGSTFSQSYIEDALTANVDLACRLVSLFEARFDPRGDQDPKARDEQAGRLVEQIEAGLDDVVSLDHDRILRSLLNLVRTTLRTNYFQRDADGEPKPYISFKLDPRSNPELPEPRPQYEIWVYSPRVEGVHLRFGPVARGGLRWSDRREDFRTEVLGLAKAQMVKNTVIVPVGAKGGFFAKQLPDPGDRDAWMAEGVASYRTFISGLLDITDNLQRGEVIPPEDVVRHDGDDAYLVVAADKGTASFSDIANDVAKSYGFWLGDAFASGGSDGYDHKAMGITARGAWESVKRHFRELGRDCQNEDFTCVGVGDMSGDVFGNGMLCSRHTRLVAAFDHRHIFLDPDPDPDASYDERRRLFGLPRSSWADYDRDLISTGGGVYRRTAKSIPLSPQVRASLGIARNVDALTPSELIRAILTAPVDLLWNGGIGTYVKASTETHADAGDKANDAVRVNGRQLRAACVGEGGNLGLTQLGRIEYAQQGGKLTTDFIDNSAGVDTSDHEVNIKVLLDRLVQEGDLTGKQRNEVLAGMTDEVAQLVLDDNYQQNVALQNAAAGSKALMHVHADWIRRLEKLGLIDRELEFLPNPKQFRERQAQGGGLTAPELAVLFAYTKIVLASELLGTSLPDDPYLNAELAAYFPEPIRDRFQDQMADHPLRREIITTQVVNRMVNMAGMTFYPRLSLETGAPAEELARAHVAARAIFGADEIFAEIQRLDNRIESGMQVRMRLEARTIAERASRWFVQNRRPPMDVAATIEFFAAGMRELSESLPEVLTGRERTLFEGRLHGFVEAGVPEELATRVAALAPTYAGLGIVETANRTGADLMDVARVHFVLGERLELGRLLERILALPRQDRWQTTARATLRDDLHNVHAQLTMDALSVTPGDAEPEERVDAWAERDQALVSRTRSTLGEIVEGDVADLARLSVGLRVVRRLLPSAN, from the coding sequence ATGACCGTCACCGGCAGCAAGTGGGACGACGCCAAGGACGCGATCCTGGCCGACGCCGCCAAGGTCGCCGAGCACAGTCGTTCGGCCGGAGCGCTACCACCTGACCAGGTGGAGCGGCTGCTGGCCATCTACTACCGTCACGTCTCCGCCGAGGACCTCCTCCACCGCGACCCGGTGGACGTCTACGGCACCGCGCGCAGCCACTACCGCCTGGCGCAGGAGCGCCCGCAGGGCACCGCCGCGGTCAACGTCTTCACCCCCACGGTCGAGGAGCACGGCTGGTCGTGCAGCCACACCGTGGTGGAGGTCGTCACCGACGACATGCCGTTCCTCGTCGACTCGGTGACGATGGAGCTGTCCCGGCGCAAGCACGGCATCCACCTCGTGGTCCACCCGCAGGTCACCGTGCACCGGGAGATCACCGGCGGGCTGCTCGGCGTCGAGGGCGGTTACAACGGAACGCCCGCGGCGGCGGCCGACCGCCGGGACCCCGACCTGGTGCCGGAGTCGTGGATCCACGTCGAGATCGACCGGGTGAGCGACCCCGGCGACCTGGTGCAGATCGAGGCCGACCTGCGCCGGGTCCTCAACGACGTCCGCGAGTCGGTGGAGGACTTCGACAAGCTGCGAGGCCGGGCACTGGAGGTGGTGGAGGACCTCGCCACCAACCCGCCGCCGCTGCCCGAGCAGGAGATCGCCGACACCCGCGAGCTGCTCACCTGGCTGGCCGACAACCACTTCACGTTCCTCGGCTACCGCGAGTACACCCTGCACGAGACACCGGACGGCGACTCGATCATGCGGGCCGTGCCCGGCAAGGGTCTCGGCATCCTGCGTTCGGACCCGCGCTCGACCCGGTCGTTTCGGCAGATGCCGTCGCAGGTGCGCACCAAGGCGAAGGAGAAGCGGCTCCTCATCCTCACCAAGGCCAACTCCCGCTCCACGGTGCACCGGCCGGCCTACCTCGACTACATCGGGATCAAGACCTTCGACGAGTCCGGTGAGGTGGTGGGCGAGCGCCGCTTCCTCGGGCTGTTCACCTCCGCGGTCTACACCCAGAGCGTGCGCCGCATCCCCGTCCTGCGCGCCCGTACGGCCGAGGTGATCGAGCGCTCCGGCTACTCCACCGACTCCCACTCCGGCAAGGTCCTGCTGGACATCCTGGAGACCTATCCGCGCGACGAGCTGTTCCAGGTGTCGGCCGAGGAGCTCCTCCCGACCGTGATGGCCGTCCTCTACCTCCAGGAGCGCCGCCGGCTGCGGCTGTTCGTACGCCGTGACGACTACGGCCGTTACGTCTCCTGCCTGGTCTACCTCCCGCGCGACCGGTTCTCCACCGATGTACGCCTGGAACTGCAGCGGCTGCTCCTCGCCGCCTACGGCGGGGAGACCATCGACTTCGCGCTGCGGCTGTCGGAGTCGGTGCTGGCCCGGCTGCACTTCGTGATCCGGATGCCGCGCGGCGCCACGATCCCCGACCTCGACGTTGCCGAGGTGGAGGAGCAGCTGTCCCAGGCCACCCGCACCTGGTCCGACGACTTCGCCGACGCGCTCAACGACCAGGTGGGCGAGGCGGAGGCCGCGCGGCTGCTGCATCGCTACGACGAGGCGTTCCCGGTCGCCTACCGCGACGACTTCCCGGCCCGCACCGGAGTGGCCGACCTGCTGCGGCTGGAGGAGCTGCCCGTCGAAGGGGGCCTGGGCCTGTCGCTGTACGAGCCGGTCGACGCCGCGCCGAACGAACGCCGGTTCAAGATCTACCGCACCGGCCAGAGCCTGTCGCTGTCCGACGTCCTGCCCCGCCTCACCCGGATGGGTGTGGAGGTCATCGACGAACGCCCGTACGAGATCGAGACCGCCGACCACCGCCGGGCCTGGATCTACGACTTCGGGCTCGTCTACGACGCCGCGGTCGTCGGCGCGCCGGCCGCCGCGATCCGGGAGCTGTTCCAGAACGCGTTCTCCGCGGTGTGGTCCGGCCGGGCCGAGAGCGACGGGTTCAACGCGCTGGTGCTGCGGGCCGGGCTGGACTGGCGGCAGGCGAGCATCCTGCGCGCGTACGCGAAGTACATGCGCCAGTCGGGGTCGACGTTCAGCCAGAGCTACATCGAGGACGCGCTCACCGCCAACGTCGACCTGGCCTGCCGGCTGGTCAGCCTGTTCGAGGCGCGCTTCGACCCGCGTGGCGACCAGGACCCGAAGGCGCGCGACGAGCAGGCCGGCAGGCTGGTCGAGCAGATCGAGGCGGGCCTGGACGACGTGGTGAGCCTGGACCACGACCGCATCCTGCGTTCCCTGCTCAACCTCGTCCGCACCACGCTGCGCACCAACTACTTCCAGCGGGACGCCGACGGTGAGCCCAAGCCGTACATCTCGTTCAAGCTCGACCCGCGCTCCAACCCCGAGCTGCCCGAGCCGCGGCCGCAGTACGAGATCTGGGTCTACTCCCCGCGGGTGGAGGGCGTTCACCTGCGGTTCGGCCCGGTGGCCCGCGGCGGGCTGCGCTGGTCCGACCGTCGTGAGGACTTCCGTACCGAGGTGCTCGGCCTGGCCAAGGCACAGATGGTGAAGAACACCGTGATCGTGCCGGTCGGCGCCAAGGGCGGGTTCTTCGCCAAGCAGCTGCCCGACCCGGGCGACCGCGACGCCTGGATGGCCGAGGGGGTCGCGTCCTACCGCACGTTCATCAGCGGGCTGCTGGACATCACCGACAACCTCCAGCGGGGCGAGGTGATCCCGCCGGAGGACGTCGTACGCCACGACGGCGACGACGCCTACCTCGTGGTCGCCGCCGACAAGGGCACCGCGAGCTTCTCCGACATCGCCAACGACGTGGCGAAGTCCTACGGCTTCTGGCTCGGCGACGCGTTCGCCTCCGGCGGCTCCGACGGCTACGACCACAAGGCGATGGGCATCACCGCCCGCGGTGCGTGGGAGTCGGTCAAGCGGCACTTCCGCGAGCTCGGCCGGGACTGCCAGAACGAGGACTTCACCTGTGTGGGCGTCGGCGACATGTCCGGTGACGTCTTCGGCAACGGCATGCTGTGCTCGCGGCACACCCGGCTGGTCGCGGCGTTCGACCACCGGCACATCTTCCTCGACCCCGATCCCGACCCCGACGCGTCCTACGACGAACGCCGGCGGCTGTTCGGCCTGCCGAGGTCGAGCTGGGCCGACTACGACCGCGACCTGATCAGCACCGGGGGAGGGGTCTACCGCCGGACGGCGAAGTCGATCCCCCTCAGCCCACAGGTCCGCGCCTCGCTCGGCATCGCCCGCAACGTCGACGCGCTCACCCCGAGCGAGCTGATCCGCGCCATCCTCACCGCGCCGGTCGACCTGCTGTGGAACGGCGGCATCGGCACCTACGTCAAGGCGTCCACCGAGACCCACGCCGACGCCGGCGACAAGGCCAACGACGCGGTGCGCGTCAACGGCCGGCAGCTGCGCGCCGCCTGTGTGGGGGAGGGCGGCAACCTCGGCCTCACCCAGCTCGGCCGGATCGAGTACGCCCAGCAGGGCGGCAAGCTCACCACGGACTTCATCGACAACTCCGCGGGCGTCGACACCTCCGACCACGAGGTCAACATCAAGGTCCTGCTGGACCGGCTGGTGCAGGAGGGCGACCTGACCGGCAAGCAGCGCAACGAGGTGCTGGCCGGGATGACCGACGAGGTGGCCCAGCTCGTCCTGGACGACAACTACCAGCAGAACGTCGCCCTGCAGAACGCCGCCGCCGGATCCAAGGCGCTGATGCACGTGCACGCCGACTGGATCCGCCGGCTGGAGAAGCTCGGCCTGATCGACCGGGAGCTCGAGTTCCTGCCCAACCCCAAGCAGTTCCGCGAACGCCAGGCGCAGGGCGGCGGGCTCACCGCACCCGAGCTCGCCGTGCTCTTCGCGTACACCAAGATCGTGCTGGCCAGCGAGCTGCTGGGGACGTCGCTGCCCGACGACCCCTACCTCAACGCCGAGCTGGCCGCCTACTTCCCCGAGCCGATCCGGGACCGCTTCCAGGACCAGATGGCCGACCACCCGCTGCGCCGGGAGATCATCACCACCCAGGTGGTCAACCGGATGGTCAACATGGCCGGGATGACGTTCTATCCCCGGCTGTCGCTGGAGACGGGCGCTCCGGCGGAGGAGCTGGCCCGCGCCCACGTCGCCGCCCGGGCCATCTTCGGCGCGGACGAGATCTTCGCCGAGATCCAGCGGCTGGACAACCGGATCGAGTCCGGGATGCAGGTGCGGATGCGGCTGGAGGCGCGCACGATCGCCGAACGCGCCAGCCGGTGGTTCGTACAGAACCGCCGCCCGCCGATGGACGTCGCGGCCACGATCGAGTTCTTCGCCGCGGGGATGCGGGAGCTGTCGGAGTCGCTGCCGGAGGTGCTGACCGGCCGCGAGCGGACGCTGTTCGAGGGCCGGCTGCACGGGTTCGTCGAGGCGGGGGTGCCGGAGGAGCTGGCCACCCGGGTCGCCGCACTGGCGCCGACGTACGCCGGCCTGGGCATCGTGGAGACCGCCAACCGCACCGGTGCCGACCTGATGGACGTGGCCCGGGTGCACTTCGTCCTCGGTGAACGCCTGGAGCTCGGCCGGTTGCTCGAACGCATCCTCGCCCTGCCCCGGCAGGACCGCTGGCAGACCACCGCCCGGGCGACGCTGCGCGACGACCTGCACAACGTGCACGCCCAGCTGACCATGGACGCGTTGTCGGTGACGCCGGGCGACGCCGAGCCGGAGGAGCGGGTGGACGCCTGGGCCGAACGCGACCAGGCGCTGGTCAGCCGCACCCGCTCGACCCTGGGCGAGATCGTGGAGGGCGACGTCGCCGACCTGGCGCGGCTGTCCGTCGGTCTCCGCGTCGTCCGCCGCCTCCTCCCGTCCGCCAACTAG
- a CDS encoding DUF2505 domain-containing protein, with protein MSANAAIFVLDLTMDLHRECSYAAPPDTVYAMLTNESFIRHRVEKAHALSYDIDVRDGDGGGARSTTHQSLPAKVPDFVRKFVGERIELDEVIDWGPPGPDGSRTGDLKVDIANAPVTMRGKIRLVPDAGGSSTKQIVDADLKASVPIIGKKIEQAAAPAVMAGLDGMEDLGRDWLAAKR; from the coding sequence ATGTCGGCAAACGCGGCGATCTTCGTGTTGGATCTCACCATGGACCTTCATCGGGAATGCAGCTACGCGGCTCCGCCGGACACCGTGTACGCCATGCTGACCAACGAGAGCTTCATCCGGCACCGGGTGGAGAAGGCGCACGCGCTGAGCTACGACATCGACGTACGCGACGGCGACGGCGGCGGCGCCCGCTCGACCACCCACCAGTCGCTGCCCGCGAAGGTGCCGGACTTCGTCCGCAAGTTCGTCGGGGAGCGGATCGAGCTGGACGAGGTGATCGACTGGGGACCGCCCGGTCCGGACGGGTCCCGTACCGGCGACCTGAAGGTCGACATCGCCAACGCGCCGGTCACGATGCGGGGCAAGATCCGGCTGGTGCCCGACGCGGGCGGCTCGTCCACCAAGCAGATCGTGGACGCCGACCTGAAGGCGTCGGTCCCGATCATCGGGAAGAAGATCGAGCAGGCCGCCGCGCCCGCGGTGATGGCCGGCCTGGACGGCATGGAGGATCTGGGCCGCGACTGGCTGGCCGCCAAGCGGTGA
- a CDS encoding DUF402 domain-containing protein, producing the protein MSGATGETGAVDGVEPAASIHPPHVETYDVEAGINVDREGVSRSLDAWEVTGFGLYFSRPLTGHPTICWVQSWILPGLGIRVSDFRAHPGLVRSENHYVDVMATSVDGPVWRTVDHYLDILVRTGDGARVVDSDEFVAAVQAGLLGPADAERALESTYAAYAGIVGHGHDVDAWLRDLGIELTWAPPAEVG; encoded by the coding sequence TTGTCCGGGGCGACCGGGGAGACCGGGGCGGTCGACGGCGTGGAGCCGGCGGCGTCGATCCATCCGCCGCACGTGGAGACCTACGACGTCGAGGCCGGCATCAACGTCGACCGCGAGGGCGTCTCGCGGTCCCTCGACGCCTGGGAGGTCACCGGCTTCGGGCTGTACTTCTCCCGGCCGCTGACCGGCCACCCCACCATCTGCTGGGTGCAGTCGTGGATCCTGCCCGGGCTGGGCATCCGGGTCAGCGACTTCCGGGCGCACCCCGGGCTGGTCCGGTCCGAGAACCACTACGTCGACGTCATGGCCACGAGCGTCGACGGACCGGTGTGGCGCACCGTCGACCACTACCTCGACATCCTGGTCCGTACCGGCGACGGCGCCCGGGTGGTCGACTCCGACGAGTTCGTGGCCGCGGTGCAGGCCGGCCTGCTCGGCCCGGCCGACGCCGAACGCGCGCTGGAGTCGACCTACGCCGCGTACGCCGGAATCGTCGGCCACGGCCACGACGTGGACGCCTGGCTGCGCGACCTCGGGATCGAGCTCACCTGGGCACCGCCGGCGGAGGTGGGCTGA
- the pruA gene encoding L-glutamate gamma-semialdehyde dehydrogenase produces the protein MDAVTQVPPPANEPVKSYAPGSAERASLSRRLAELAGDQTELTATIGGVTRAGGGDPVPVVMPHNHAHVLGTLRNSTEQDAEDAVKATQDAAHEWRTMSFDDRAAIFLKAADLAAGPWRDTLNAATMLGQSKSVQQAEIDAACELIDFLRFNVHFARQIHAEQPISSPGVWNRLDYRPLEGFVYAVTPFNFTAIAANLPTAPALMGNVVVWKPSPTQTFAAYFTMRMLEEAGLPPGVINLLPGDGLAVSRVALAHPSLAGIHFTGSTATFRTLWRGVGEHLDRYHNYPRIVGETGGKDFILAHASADPDVLRTALVRGAFEYQGQKCSAASRAYVPRSVWNRIADELAAETDALTMGDVADLSNFMGAVIDDRAYAKHAAALERAKATDSVHVVAGGTLDDSVGYFVRPTILTGDDPTDEIFTTEYFGPILGVHVYEDSAYDQVIGALDAASPYGLTGAVIAQDRRAVATAAERLRYTAGNFYVNDKPTGAVVGQQPFGGARASGTNDKAGSVWNLVRWVSPRTIKETFVPPTDFRYPHLG, from the coding sequence ATGGATGCCGTCACGCAGGTACCCCCGCCGGCCAACGAGCCGGTCAAGTCCTACGCCCCCGGGAGCGCCGAGCGCGCGAGCCTGTCCCGCCGGCTGGCGGAGCTGGCCGGCGACCAGACAGAGCTCACCGCCACCATCGGCGGGGTGACCCGCGCCGGCGGCGGCGACCCCGTTCCGGTGGTGATGCCGCACAACCACGCCCACGTGCTCGGCACGCTGCGCAACTCCACCGAGCAGGACGCCGAGGATGCGGTCAAGGCCACCCAGGACGCCGCGCACGAGTGGCGGACGATGTCCTTCGACGACCGCGCGGCGATCTTCCTCAAGGCCGCCGACCTGGCCGCCGGCCCGTGGCGGGACACGCTGAACGCCGCGACGATGCTGGGCCAGAGCAAGTCGGTCCAGCAGGCCGAGATCGACGCGGCCTGCGAGCTGATCGACTTCCTGCGGTTCAACGTGCACTTCGCCCGCCAGATCCACGCCGAGCAGCCGATCTCCTCACCCGGGGTGTGGAACCGGCTGGACTACCGGCCGCTGGAGGGCTTCGTCTACGCGGTCACGCCGTTCAACTTCACCGCGATCGCCGCCAACCTGCCGACCGCACCGGCCCTGATGGGCAACGTCGTCGTGTGGAAGCCGTCGCCCACCCAGACGTTCGCGGCGTACTTCACGATGCGGATGCTGGAGGAGGCGGGCCTGCCGCCCGGCGTGATCAACCTGCTGCCCGGTGACGGGCTGGCGGTGTCCCGGGTCGCGCTCGCCCACCCGAGTCTGGCCGGGATCCACTTCACCGGGTCGACGGCGACGTTCCGCACGTTGTGGCGCGGCGTCGGTGAGCACCTCGACCGCTACCACAACTACCCCCGGATCGTCGGCGAGACCGGCGGCAAGGACTTCATCCTGGCCCACGCCTCCGCCGACCCGGACGTGTTGCGGACCGCGCTCGTCCGCGGGGCCTTCGAGTACCAGGGGCAGAAGTGCTCGGCGGCCTCCCGGGCCTACGTGCCGCGCAGCGTGTGGAACCGGATCGCCGACGAGCTCGCCGCCGAGACCGATGCGCTGACGATGGGCGACGTCGCCGACCTGTCGAACTTCATGGGTGCGGTCATCGACGACCGGGCGTACGCCAAGCACGCCGCCGCGCTGGAGCGCGCCAAGGCGACCGACTCCGTCCACGTCGTCGCCGGCGGGACGCTCGACGACAGCGTGGGCTACTTCGTCCGGCCGACGATCCTGACCGGCGACGACCCCACCGACGAGATCTTCACCACGGAGTACTTCGGCCCGATCCTCGGTGTGCATGTGTACGAGGACAGCGCGTACGACCAGGTCATCGGGGCGCTGGACGCCGCGTCGCCGTACGGCCTCACCGGCGCGGTGATCGCCCAGGACCGCCGGGCGGTCGCCACCGCGGCGGAGCGGCTGCGCTACACCGCCGGGAACTTCTACGTGAACGACAAGCCGACCGGTGCGGTGGTGGGCCAGCAGCCGTTCGGAGGAGCGCGGGCCAGTGGGACCAACGACAAGGCGGGCTCGGTCTGGAACCTCGTCCGCTGGGTGAGCCCGCGGACGATCAAGGAGACCTTCGTGCCGCCCACCGACTTCCGCTACCCGCACCTGGGCTGA
- a CDS encoding APC family permease, with the protein MSGSGNAAGPDRLARRLGVGDAVVIGLGSMIGAGVFAAFGPAAAAAGAGLIVGLVVAAVIAYCNATASAQLAAAYPTSGGTYVYGRERLGHWWGFVAGWGFVVGKTASCAAMALTFAAYAVPGPWWVQRIVAVLGVLGLTTLNYRGVTRTAQATRVLVACSLTTLTVLVAGIWLGGHASPDRVGGWDALTAGGAYGILQAAGLLFFAFAGYARVATLGEEVRDPARTIPRAIPLALAITVVIYVVVGLSALFAAGPELLARAAAPLVATVQAAGVGGLAPLVRIGGALASLGALLALIAGVGRTTLAMARNHDLPGWLAAVHPRYRIPHHAELAVAAVVCVLVLAADLRGVIGFSSFGVLVYYAIANASAFTQPADQRRWPRALNVLGLLGCVVLVAALPWTSVVAGVVMFGLGLAGRAVVLRRRA; encoded by the coding sequence ATGAGCGGTTCGGGCAACGCCGCGGGGCCCGACCGGCTGGCGCGCCGGCTCGGTGTCGGCGACGCGGTCGTGATCGGGCTGGGGTCGATGATCGGCGCCGGTGTGTTCGCCGCGTTCGGGCCGGCCGCGGCCGCCGCCGGTGCGGGACTGATCGTCGGCCTGGTGGTCGCGGCGGTGATCGCGTACTGCAACGCGACCGCGTCCGCCCAGCTCGCCGCCGCCTACCCGACCTCCGGCGGCACCTACGTGTACGGACGCGAACGCCTCGGCCACTGGTGGGGCTTCGTCGCCGGCTGGGGCTTCGTGGTCGGCAAGACCGCGTCGTGTGCGGCGATGGCACTGACGTTCGCGGCTTACGCGGTGCCGGGTCCGTGGTGGGTGCAACGGATCGTCGCGGTGCTCGGCGTACTCGGACTGACCACCCTGAACTACCGCGGCGTGACGCGTACGGCCCAGGCCACCCGGGTGCTGGTCGCGTGCTCCCTGACCACCCTCACGGTGCTGGTCGCCGGCATCTGGCTGGGTGGGCACGCCTCACCGGACCGGGTGGGGGGCTGGGACGCGCTGACCGCCGGTGGGGCGTACGGCATCCTGCAGGCCGCGGGACTGCTCTTCTTCGCGTTCGCCGGCTATGCCCGGGTGGCCACCCTGGGCGAGGAGGTTCGCGACCCGGCACGGACGATCCCGCGGGCGATCCCGCTGGCGTTGGCGATCACCGTCGTGATCTACGTCGTGGTCGGCCTGTCCGCGCTGTTCGCCGCCGGGCCGGAGCTGCTGGCCCGGGCGGCCGCACCACTCGTGGCGACGGTGCAGGCGGCAGGGGTGGGCGGGCTCGCGCCGCTGGTCCGGATCGGGGGCGCACTGGCGAGCCTCGGCGCGCTGCTCGCACTGATCGCGGGCGTGGGACGCACGACCCTGGCGATGGCGCGCAACCACGACCTGCCCGGGTGGCTGGCCGCGGTCCACCCCCGCTACCGGATCCCGCACCACGCCGAGCTCGCGGTGGCGGCCGTGGTCTGCGTGCTGGTCCTCGCCGCGGACCTGCGCGGCGTGATCGGCTTCTCGTCGTTCGGCGTACTGGTCTACTACGCGATCGCCAACGCGTCGGCGTTCACCCAGCCGGCCGACCAGCGGCGCTGGCCACGCGCGCTGAACGTGCTCGGCCTCCTCGGCTGCGTGGTGCTGGTGGCGGCGCTGCCGTGGACGTCGGTGGTCGCGGGCGTGGTGATGTTCGGGCTGGGCCTGGCAGGCCGGGCGGTCGTCCTGCGCCGCCGGGCCTGA